Sequence from the Equus przewalskii isolate Varuska chromosome 11, EquPr2, whole genome shotgun sequence genome:
ACAGGTTGTAAAGTTGTCAAGCTCATTTTCACCCTTTTTTAAGACAGCAATTTTGGGCTAATCACTTTCCTAAAGGCATTTTTGACATCTTTGTTCCTTAGACTGTAAATTAGGGGGTTCAACATAGGTATAATCAGTGTGTAGAACACAGAGGTCACTTTGTCCATATCCAGTGAATGATCAGTGCTGGGGCGCAAATAAATGAAGATCAGGGTACCATGGTAAATAGTGACCACAGTCAAGTGGGAAGCACAAGTGGAGaacccttttcttcttccttctggagAATCTGTTTTAAGAATAGCTGCTATGATGtggaaataagagagaagaacTGTTAGAAGGCAGATAGCCTCCACTAAACTAGCAAAGATCACCAGAACAATGTCATGCTTGTAAGTGTCAGTgcaagacaaagagaagagtggagagaTATCACAAAAGAAATGGTTAATCTCTTTGGAGCAAAAAGACAGATGGAAAGTATTAATGGTGTGAATAATTGAGCTCATGGTACCCCCCAAAAATGCTCCAATCACAAGCTGGCAGCAAATCCTCTTGGACATAATAACAGTATAAAGCAGGGGATTGCAGATTGCTATATACCGGTCATAAGCCATGGCAGCCAAGAGGAAAGATTCCGTATCAACtaaagagcagaaaaaatataactGTGCAGCACAACCATTGTAAGAAATGGTCTCCTTATTGGAAACCAAATCCACAAGTAATTTGGGGGCAATGACAGAAGAGTAGCATGTATCTATGAAGGACAATATgcagaggaaaaagtacataggGATGTGCAAGTGGGAACTGATTATGATTAATAAAACCATCCCAAGGTTTCCCATGAGAGTCACAGAgtagatggaaaaaaaaacagcaaaaagaacaCTCTGAAGTTCTGGATGGTCACTAAATCCCAAGAGAAAGAATTCAGTCTTCACAGTGTCATTCTTCAACTCCATTCTCTGCAGCTCTCCTGGACTTTGATGTTGTGATAGAATAATGATGGCAATATTAATAACAATCccaatattaacaaaaaatagaaataaaatgattgaaataaatAGGGCAATAGTTCTAAATCCACTTGGACATCCTGATAGCATCTAGGCATAGCTACAATTAGTGTAGTATAAGGGATAAGTTTTCActctttttattgtttgtctcaTTAAACGGAAGCATTATCAAACCAGTTGTTGAACTCTAAACCTGGGCTTTACTTTTACTTTCTTCAATTCTCTCATATTCCACCAACGTCATGTGATAGTGGTTAACCACATTGCTAACAGGAAACTCTTAATAAATAGTCTCTGTtgtaatttgtgttgtttttgttcaCTTCTCAACAGATAAAAGCATTGCTGTTCCAAGTAAAGCCTTTTATAGATAGAAGAGCAGTTCTATATTTCTCACCTTGAGATGTGGCTTTGCTTCTGAGGAATAAAAGAGTTCCTTAAAATTGTTTGAAATCCACtgataaaatagaaagaagaaaaattctgttTTAGTTATACAAGCTCTGTCACTGAGTAGTTTTGAAAGCTTGGGCAGACTAATTAATCACTGAGTTTCAGTTTCATCACCTGTTATAGGAGAATTTCTCATCAAATCATAATTGTTAATTAACTTCCTTGTACAATCTTAATATCCCCACCATCTTGTTC
This genomic interval carries:
- the LOC103544437 gene encoding olfactory receptor 5I1-like, producing MELKNDTVKTEFFLLGFSDHPELQSVLFAVFFSIYSVTLMGNLGMVLLIIISSHLHIPMYFFLCILSFIDTCYSSVIAPKLLVDLVSNKETISYNGCAAQLYFFCSLVDTESFLLAAMAYDRYIAICNPLLYTVIMSKRICCQLVIGAFLGGTMSSIIHTINTFHLSFCSKEINHFFCDISPLFSLSCTDTYKHDIVLVIFASLVEAICLLTVLLSYFHIIAAILKTDSPEGRRKGFSTCASHLTVVTIYHGTLIFIYLRPSTDHSLDMDKVTSVFYTLIIPMLNPLIYSLRNKDVKNAFRKVISPKLLS